The Thunnus thynnus chromosome 24, fThuThy2.1, whole genome shotgun sequence genome window below encodes:
- the LOC137176913 gene encoding sodium/potassium-transporting ATPase subunit alpha-1 — MGLGKGKDDYKLAATSDGGSKKDKKAKEKKDMDDLKKEVDLDDHKLTLDELHRKYGTDLARGLSSSRAKEILARDGPNALTPPPTTPEWVKFCRQLFGGFSMLLWIGAILCFLAYGIQAAAEDEPANDNLYLGIVLSAVVIITGCFSYYQEAKSSKIMESFKNLVPQQALVVRDGEKSSINAEDVVVGDLVEVKGGDRIPADLRIISAHGCKVDNSSLTGESEPQTRTPDFSNDNPLETRNIVFFSTNCVEGTAKGIVINTGDRTVMGRIATLASSLEGGKTPIAIEIEHFIHIITGVAVFLGVSFFILSLILGYGWLEAVIFLIGIIVANVPEGLLATVTVCLTLTAKRMAKKNCLVKNLEAVETLGSTSTICSDKTGTLTQNRMTVAHMWFDNQIHEADTTENQSGTSFDRSSATWAALARIAGLCNRAVFLAEQSNVPILKRDVAGDASEAALLKCIELCCGSVSGMRDKYNKIAEIPFNSTNKYQLSVHKNTTPGETKHLLVMKGAPERILDRCSTIMLQGKEQPLDDEMKDAFQNAYVELGGLGERVLGFCHFNLPDDQFPEGFAFDTEEVNFPTEKLCFIGLMSMIDPPRAAVPDAVGKCRSAGIKVIMVTGDHPITAKAIAKGVGIISEGNETVEDIAARLNVPVSEVNPRDAKACVVHGGELKEMTSENLDNILRHHTEIVFARTSPQQKLIIVEGCQRQGAIVAVTGDGVNDSPALKKADIGVAMGIAGSDVSKQAADMILLDDNFASIVTGVEEGRLIFDNLKKSIAYTLTSNIPEISPFLLFIIANIPLPLGTVTILCIDLGTDMVPAISLAYEAAESDIMKRQPRNPKTDKLVNERLISIAYGQIGMMQATAGFFTYFVILAENGFLPMDLLGLRVLWDDRYVNDLEDSYGQQWTYERRKIVEFTCHTAFFASIVVVQWADLIICKTRRNSILQQGMKNRILIFGLFEETALAAFLSYCPGMDVALRMYPLKPCWWFCAFPYSLLIFLYDEARRYILRRNPGGWVEQETYY; from the exons ATGGGGCTGGGA AAAGGGAAAGATGACTACAAATTGGCGGCAACCTCAGATGGCGGGAgcaagaaagacaagaaagctAAAGAAAAGAAGGATATGGACGACCTGAAAAAAGAAGTTGACCTG GATGATCACAAGTTAACCCTGGATGAACTTCACAGAAAATATGGAACTGATCTTGCCAGA GGTCTGTCCTCCTCTAGAGCAAAAGAGATTCTGGCCCGAGATGGCCCAAACGCTCTCACGCCTCCCCCCACCACACCTGAATGGGTCAAGTTCTGCAGACAG CTGTTCGGTGGTTTCTCCATGCTGCTGTGGATTGGTGCCATCCTCTGCTTCCTGGCTTACGGTATCCAGGCTGCCGCAGAAGATGAACCAGCTAATGATAAC tTGTACCTGGGTATTGTGCTTTCTGCTGTCGTCATCATCACTGGTTGCTTCTCTTACTACCAAGAGGCCAAGAGCTCCAAGATCATGGAGTCTTTCAAGAACCTGGTCCCACAG CAAGCCCTGGTTGTCCGTGACGGTGAGAAGAGCAGCATCAACGCTGAGGATGTGGTGGTTGGAGATTTGGTCGAGGTGAAAGGAGGAGACAGAATCCCCGCTGATCTGCGAATCATCTCTGCCCACGGCTGCAAG GTGGACAACTCCTCTCTGACTGGTGAATCTGAGCCCCAGACTCGTACTCCCGACTTCTCCAATGACAACCCACTGGAGACCAGGAACATTGTTTTCTTCTCCACCAACTGTGTTGAAG GTACTGCCAAAGGAATTGTCATCAATACTGGAGACCGCACTGTCATGGGTCGTATCGCCACACTGGCTTCTAGTCTGGAGGGCGGCAAAACTCCCATTGCCATTGAGATTGAGCACTTCATCCACATCATCACTGGTGTGGCCGTCTTCCTGGGCGTGTCCTTCTTCATTCTTTCCCTTATCCTTGGATATGGGTGGCTGGAGGCCGTCATCTTCCTTATCGGTATCATTGTTGCCAATGTGCCGGAAGGTCTCCTGGCTACTGTCACT GTGTGTCTGACCCTGACTGCTAAGCGTATGGCCAAGAAGAACTGCTTGGTGAAGAACTTGGAAGCTGTGGAGACCCTGGGCTCCACTTCCACCATCTGCTCAGACAAGACCGGCACCCTGACCCAGAACAGAATGACCGTTGCTCACATGTGGTTCGACAACCAGATCCACGAGGCTGACACCACCGAGAACCAGAGCGGGACCTCCTTCGACAGGAGCTCAGCCACCTGGGCTGCCCTGGCCAGAATCGCCGGACTCTGCAACCGTGCCGTCTTCCTGGCAGAGCAGAGCAACGTTCCCATCCTGAAG AGAGATGTAGCCGGTGATGCCTCAGAAGCTGCCCTGCTGAAGTGTATTGAGTTGTGCTGCGGATCTGTCAGTGGCATGAGAGACAAGTACAACAAGATTGCTGAGATCCCCTTCAACTCCACCAACAAATATCAG CTCTCCGTTCACAAGAACACAACTCCCGGAGAGACCAAGCATCTGCTGGTGATGAAAGGTGCCCCAGAGAGGATTTTGGACCGCTGCTCCACCATCATGCTCCAAGGCAAAGAGCAGCCGCTGGACGACGAGATGAAAGATGCTTTCCAGAACGCCTATGTTGAGCTGGGAGGACTTGGAGAGAGAGTACTGG gtttctgCCATTTCAACCTGCCTGACGACCAGTTCCCAGAGGGCTTTGCTTTTGACACTGAAGAGGTGAACTTCCCCACAGAGAAACTGTGCTTCATTGGCCTCATGTCCATGATTGATCCTCCTCGTGCTGCTGTGCCCGATGCTGTCGGCAAATGCAGGAGCGCTGGAATCAAG gtTATTATGGTAACAGGTGACCATCCCATCACAGCCAAGGCTATCGCTAAGGGTGTGGGTATCATCTCTGAAGGCAACGAGACTGTTGAAGACATTGCTGCTCGCTTGAACGTTCCAGTTTCAGAGGTTAACCCCAG GGACGCCAAGGCCTGCGTTGTCCACGGCGGTGAGCTTAAAGAAATGACCTCAGAAAATCTTGACAACATTCTGCGACACCACACTGAAATCGTCTTTGCCAGAACCTCCCCTCAGCAGAAACTTATCATTGTGGAGGGTTGCCAGAGACAG GGAGCCATTGTGGCTGTGACAGGTGATGGTGTGAACGACTCTCCAGCTCTGAAGAAGGCCGACATTGGTGTTGCCATGGGAATCGCTGGATCTGACGTCTCCAAGCAGGCCGCCGACATGATCCTGCTGGACGACAACTTTGCCTCCATCGTTACAGGAGTGGAAGAAG GCCGTCTGATCTTTGACAACTTGAAGAAGTCCATCGCCTACACCCTGACCAGTAACATCCCTGAGATCTCACCCTTCCTCCTCTTTATCATCGCCAACATCCCTCTGCCCCTGGGAACCGTCACCATCCTCTGTATCGACCTGGGAACTGACATG GTCCCTGCCATCTCCCTGGCTTATGAAGCAGCTGAGAGCGACATCATGAAGAGACAGCCAAGAAACcccaaaacagacaaattagTGAATGAGAGGCTCATCAGCATAGCCTACGGACAGATTG GTATGATGCAGGCCACAGCTGGGTTCTTCACATACTTTGTGATCCTGGCTGAAAATGGTTTCCTACCCATGGACCTGCTCGGGCTCAGAGTGCTCTGGGACGACAGATATGTAAATGACCTGGAAGACAGCTACGGACAGCAGTGG ACATACGAACGCAGAAAGATCGTAGAGTTCACCTGCCACACAGCCTTCTTCGCTAGCATCGTGGTCGTCCAGTGGGCCGATCTGATCATCTGTAAGACCAGGAGGAACTCCATCCTGCAGCAAGGAATGAA GAACCGCATCCTGATCTTTGGGCTGTTTGAGGAGACCGCCCTGGCTGCTTTCCTGTCATACTGCCCGGGCATGGACGTCGCCCTCAGAATGTACCCTCTCAA GCCATGTTGGTGGTTCTGTGCCTTCCCCTATTCCCTGCTCATCTTCCTGTACGACGAAGCCAGAAGATATATCCTCAGACGCAACCCAGGCG GTTGGGTGGAGCAAGAAACATACTACTGA